One window of Methanogenium organophilum genomic DNA carries:
- a CDS encoding tetrahydromethanopterin S-methyltransferase subunit H family protein, translating to MYRFRTDQKTFEIAGVKVGGQPGEVPTVLVGSMFYSRHRIVTDEKKGIFDTDAAETLIHRQAELGEITGNPALIDIISSSPEAVIRYVDFVAGITDRPFLIDSASPAVKIAAIDYAKETGLEERVIYNSVSVETKEDEFAALKRNGIEAGILLTYTKDIMRSSARDELVEILAPQMEDAGVTKILVDTFVMDVPCLTPSNKATLEIKSRTGLPCGTAAHNAISTWRGLKTMLGKEAVKAADLTASLMPVFAGADFVLYGPVEGCESVFPAVFTVNTSYRYAARMKETIEV from the coding sequence ATGTACAGATTCAGGACCGATCAAAAGACGTTTGAAATTGCCGGCGTCAAAGTAGGTGGCCAGCCAGGGGAAGTTCCGACCGTCCTTGTCGGGAGTATGTTCTATTCGCGGCACAGGATCGTAACCGATGAAAAGAAAGGGATATTTGACACAGATGCCGCCGAGACGCTGATACACAGGCAGGCAGAACTCGGAGAAATAACAGGAAATCCGGCGTTAATCGATATCATCTCTTCATCGCCTGAGGCGGTCATCCGGTATGTCGATTTTGTAGCGGGCATAACCGACCGGCCGTTTCTCATCGATTCCGCAAGTCCTGCCGTAAAAATTGCCGCCATCGACTATGCCAAAGAGACGGGGCTGGAAGAAAGGGTCATCTACAACTCGGTTTCAGTGGAGACCAAAGAGGACGAATTTGCCGCCCTGAAGAGAAACGGCATCGAAGCGGGCATTCTTCTCACCTATACAAAAGACATCATGAGAAGCAGCGCACGCGATGAACTGGTTGAAATTCTTGCACCCCAAATGGAGGACGCGGGTGTCACAAAGATTCTGGTGGACACCTTTGTAATGGACGTCCCGTGCCTCACTCCCTCAAATAAAGCGACTCTTGAAATAAAGAGCCGCACCGGCCTTCCGTGTGGAACGGCGGCGCACAATGCGATATCTACGTGGAGAGGGCTGAAGACCATGCTCGGAAAAGAGGCGGTAAAAGCAGCGGACCTGACAGCAAGCCTCATGCCGGTCTTTGCGGGAGCGGATTTTGTCCTGTACGGGCCGGTTGAAGGATGCGAATCGGTCTTCCCTGCGGTATTCACCGTCAATACATCGTACCGGTACGCGGCAAGGATGAAAGAAACGATAGAAGTCTGA
- a CDS encoding tetratricopeptide repeat protein, whose protein sequence is MIAYMCGSIMEQSEITSADDFIAEGNARKEQGHYEEAVAAYDQAIECDPENAAAWYQKGCTHNERGEYPEAAQAFSRSLECDPDDISAWHSLGIALLSLEQYEEAVAALDLTLALDETLAPVWYHRGCALDGMGEFEEAVLSYTRSLECDPDVISSWVNLGIALNCLERFEEALNACDLALALDPDDADAWNTKGNILMGMEQYKEALQAYNRALAIDPEHAHAWYSKGVALSRMRPCDTC, encoded by the coding sequence ATGATAGCGTACATGTGTGGGAGTATCATGGAACAATCAGAAATAACCAGTGCAGATGACTTTATTGCCGAAGGAAATGCGCGTAAAGAACAGGGACACTATGAGGAAGCAGTTGCGGCATACGATCAGGCGATAGAATGCGACCCGGAGAATGCTGCCGCGTGGTACCAGAAAGGCTGTACCCACAATGAACGTGGTGAATATCCTGAGGCAGCTCAGGCATTCAGCCGCTCACTCGAATGTGATCCGGATGACATCTCCGCATGGCATTCTCTTGGTATTGCCCTCCTAAGTCTGGAACAGTATGAGGAAGCAGTTGCAGCCCTTGATCTGACACTTGCTCTTGATGAGACGCTTGCTCCCGTCTGGTATCACCGGGGATGTGCCCTTGACGGAATGGGAGAGTTCGAAGAGGCGGTCCTGTCATACACCCGCTCACTCGAATGTGACCCGGATGTAATCTCGTCGTGGGTCAATCTGGGAATTGCCCTCAACTGTCTGGAACGCTTCGAGGAGGCATTGAATGCCTGTGACCTTGCCCTTGCCCTCGACCCCGATGATGCCGATGCATGGAATACCAAAGGGAATATCCTGATGGGGATGGAGCAGTACAAAGAGGCACTTCAGGCATACAACCGGGCGCTTGCAATCGACCCCGAACACGCCCATGCATGGTATAGCAAAGGGGTTGCACTGAGCAGGATGCGCCCGTGCGATACCTGTTGA
- a CDS encoding DUF7557 family protein → MHRSPDPRSEPNARPGAEPASVTIDITPHTRERLDALKESPDESYDAVISRLCDRAANDTSLRGETLQEIEQSLAELRRGISRTHEEIVQELAFKKEK, encoded by the coding sequence ATGCACCGCTCACCCGATCCAAGGAGCGAACCAAACGCCCGTCCCGGTGCCGAACCCGCATCCGTCACCATCGACATCACCCCCCACACCCGTGAACGGCTCGATGCCCTGAAAGAGAGCCCGGACGAGTCCTATGATGCGGTCATCTCCCGCCTGTGTGACCGGGCAGCGAACGATACCTCACTAAGGGGTGAAACCTTACAGGAGATTGAGCAGTCGCTCGCGGAACTGCGCAGGGGAATCTCCCGCACCCATGAAGAGATTGTGCAGGAGCTCGCTTTCAAAAAAGAGAAGTGA
- a CDS encoding nitroreductase family protein, which translates to MNKTATILVDEDLCTRCGICSFVCPMSIIDPAADENTLPIVREVNADMCIACGHCEVTCPTHALLLNVRPDEKEEIPGGAGAVSAVDMEYYLKKRRSVRCFTAEPVAKEEILAVLDIARYAPSGSNGQPVQWTVIHNPKDVRRVAELTVEWLKTLIDIAHPLNVYAPVLIQAWESGDDVICRDAPHLLVAHVPENTPIASVDGIIALTHFEIAAQAFGIGTCWAGFVSMAALTYQPLREELGIPVGRTCAFAMMFGHPKYKTYGLPRRDPVEVTWR; encoded by the coding sequence GTGAATAAAACGGCAACCATACTCGTGGATGAAGACCTCTGCACCCGGTGCGGAATATGCTCGTTCGTCTGCCCGATGTCAATCATTGACCCTGCGGCAGATGAGAATACCCTTCCCATTGTCCGGGAAGTGAATGCCGACATGTGCATTGCCTGCGGCCACTGCGAAGTCACCTGCCCGACGCATGCACTCCTGCTGAATGTCCGGCCGGACGAGAAGGAGGAAATTCCGGGGGGTGCCGGGGCCGTCTCTGCTGTGGATATGGAATATTACCTGAAGAAACGCCGGTCTGTGCGGTGTTTCACTGCGGAACCGGTAGCAAAAGAGGAAATCCTTGCGGTGCTCGACATCGCCCGCTATGCCCCGTCAGGCAGTAACGGGCAGCCCGTGCAGTGGACGGTAATCCACAACCCAAAAGATGTCCGAAGAGTTGCAGAGCTGACGGTTGAATGGCTCAAGACCCTTATTGATATTGCCCATCCCCTGAACGTGTATGCTCCGGTTCTCATTCAGGCGTGGGAGAGCGGTGATGATGTCATCTGCCGTGATGCCCCTCACCTGCTGGTGGCCCATGTACCGGAGAACACGCCGATTGCCTCCGTTGACGGCATCATCGCCCTCACCCATTTCGAGATCGCCGCACAGGCGTTTGGTATCGGCACCTGCTGGGCGGGATTTGTATCCATGGCTGCCCTGACCTATCAGCCGCTCCGGGAGGAACTCGGAATTCCCGTGGGACGGACGTGTGCCTTTGCGATGATGTTCGGCCACCCGAAATACAAAACCTATGGTCTCCCCCGGAGAGACCCGGTGGAGGTGACGTGGCGGTAG
- a CDS encoding beta-ribofuranosylaminobenzene 5'-phosphate synthase, with protein sequence MKSFNIAEKLRDLETEVGTLSPMQKILLGTDGSVTALLENALDCEVTVHTISQEVVPADKHAAVSLEIPEGEPVNHRIVTLNEGEDGKVLLYAASDTPLSRLAPSFKDDLMRADIPIGRIMRMHQIESRRELDDVRVCRAGTRVSGILGTFRHEPLLSRRYRIITGGEPLIAIRETFPCSHFTDESRVIVEAPARIHMGLIDMNGSSGRVDGGIGLSVEDPAVVIEAKRSSDIRVRSDNGNCDRIQKTAERVLTALGVQGGAEITLHRTYPGHIGLGSGTQVSLATARAICELYRPLPVREMAAVAGRGGTSGIGTAVFESGGFILDGGHRFGPSGAKSDFRPSSASGGVKPAPVLFRHPFPDDWRILLATPAIPEGASGKAEVDIFRQYCPVPVGEVQALCHTVMMQMLPGIIEKDLDLFGTAVNAVQSLGLKKVELGLQPPLVHDLITALRDTGAAGVGLSSFGPTVYAIGDTGMQDTLRTAEEVMGETGGSVVLTRACNHGAEMRAAP encoded by the coding sequence ATGAAATCATTCAATATCGCTGAGAAACTCCGGGACCTGGAAACAGAAGTTGGCACGCTTTCGCCGATGCAGAAGATCCTCCTCGGAACAGACGGGTCGGTGACCGCTCTTCTTGAAAATGCTCTTGACTGCGAGGTGACGGTGCATACCATCTCTCAGGAAGTGGTTCCGGCCGATAAACACGCGGCAGTGTCTTTGGAGATACCGGAAGGAGAGCCGGTCAACCATCGCATTGTGACGCTGAACGAGGGTGAAGACGGAAAAGTCCTTCTCTATGCTGCTTCAGACACCCCGCTCTCCCGGCTGGCTCCTTCCTTTAAAGACGATCTGATGCGGGCCGACATTCCCATCGGCCGGATCATGCGGATGCACCAGATTGAGTCGCGGCGTGAACTCGACGATGTACGGGTCTGCCGGGCCGGAACCCGTGTCAGCGGCATCCTCGGGACCTTCCGCCATGAGCCCCTGCTCTCCCGGAGGTACCGCATCATCACCGGCGGAGAACCTCTTATCGCCATCCGGGAGACCTTCCCGTGCTCGCACTTCACCGACGAATCCCGGGTAATCGTAGAAGCACCGGCACGCATTCACATGGGCCTCATCGACATGAACGGCAGTTCAGGCAGGGTCGACGGCGGCATCGGCCTCTCGGTTGAAGATCCGGCTGTTGTCATCGAGGCAAAACGAAGCAGTGATATTCGTGTCCGGAGTGACAACGGGAATTGCGACCGGATTCAGAAAACGGCAGAACGGGTTCTTACCGCACTGGGGGTGCAGGGGGGTGCCGAGATTACCCTTCACCGCACCTATCCCGGTCATATCGGTCTCGGGAGCGGCACGCAGGTGAGTCTTGCCACCGCCCGTGCTATCTGCGAACTCTACCGTCCCCTTCCCGTACGGGAGATGGCTGCCGTTGCCGGGAGAGGCGGCACGTCCGGTATCGGGACGGCGGTCTTCGAGTCAGGCGGATTTATTCTCGACGGCGGCCACCGGTTCGGCCCGTCAGGGGCAAAATCCGATTTCCGGCCGTCTTCCGCATCCGGCGGGGTGAAACCCGCACCGGTTCTCTTCCGGCACCCGTTCCCCGACGACTGGCGGATTCTTCTCGCAACCCCTGCCATCCCGGAGGGGGCGAGCGGGAAGGCCGAGGTTGATATCTTCCGGCAGTACTGCCCGGTCCCTGTCGGCGAAGTGCAGGCGCTCTGCCACACGGTTATGATGCAGATGCTCCCCGGAATTATCGAAAAAGACCTCGATCTCTTTGGCACAGCAGTGAATGCAGTGCAGAGTCTCGGGTTGAAAAAGGTCGAACTCGGTCTTCAGCCTCCCCTGGTCCACGACCTGATCACCGCTCTCAGGGATACCGGTGCTGCGGGAGTCGGGCTGAGTTCATTCGGCCCGACGGTGTATGCCATTGGTGATACCGGGATGCAGGACACCCTCCGGACGGCAGAAGAGGTGATGGGAGAGACCGGAGGGTCGGTCGTCCTCACCCGGGCCTGCAATCACGGGGCGGAAATGCGGGCTGCACCCTGA
- the thiC gene encoding phosphomethylpyrimidine synthase ThiC, with product MDSLVRYAENGIITHQMEALSHAEGISPEIIAERIAEGSIVIMQRDDRMTGIGAGLSTKINVNLGTSTGKVSVEDEIEKVRIAEMFGADTISDLSMGGDINAIRKAVFENSTLPITTVPVYPAAVENGLKEMTDDDIFATLRRHADEGVSSIVVHCVNRAMLESFRKNKRILGMVSKGGSITSAFMLINECENPFVERFDEVLSLCKKRDIVLSLGNTARSGCIHDCRDRMQLEELRQNIALAHRAHENGVQVIIEGCGGHIRSDRISKYVKQYKKQSPFPLFVAGPLPTDIAAGYDHIAGCVGGSMASTAGADYLCYITPAEHLGLPNPEAVKEGLIAFKIAAHIGDTVKYGKDAKDKKIAHIRATLDPKGQIVHALDPARAQAFSDEEDECTMCGEFCAIRIMRQY from the coding sequence ATGGATTCACTTGTCAGGTATGCAGAAAACGGGATAATAACACACCAGATGGAAGCTCTCTCCCATGCTGAGGGAATCAGTCCGGAAATCATCGCTGAGCGGATAGCGGAGGGCAGCATTGTGATCATGCAGCGCGACGACCGCATGACCGGCATCGGTGCCGGGCTATCGACCAAGATCAATGTCAATCTTGGTACTTCAACCGGAAAAGTCAGCGTGGAGGACGAGATTGAAAAAGTCCGGATCGCCGAAATGTTCGGTGCCGACACGATAAGCGACCTGTCCATGGGAGGGGACATTAACGCCATCCGGAAAGCAGTATTTGAAAATTCCACTCTGCCCATAACGACTGTCCCGGTCTACCCGGCGGCTGTCGAAAACGGCCTGAAAGAGATGACTGACGATGATATTTTTGCCACGCTTCGCAGACATGCTGACGAAGGAGTCAGCTCGATTGTTGTCCATTGCGTGAACAGGGCCATGTTGGAGTCATTCCGTAAGAATAAACGGATCCTTGGGATGGTCTCGAAAGGCGGTTCGATCACGAGCGCATTTATGCTGATTAACGAATGCGAGAATCCCTTTGTCGAGCGTTTTGACGAAGTGCTTTCTCTCTGTAAGAAGCGTGATATTGTCCTCTCTCTCGGGAATACAGCACGATCCGGTTGCATCCATGACTGCCGGGACCGGATGCAGCTCGAAGAACTGCGGCAGAATATCGCCCTTGCGCACCGTGCCCATGAAAATGGCGTTCAGGTGATCATTGAAGGATGCGGGGGGCATATCCGCAGCGACCGGATCTCGAAGTATGTGAAGCAATATAAGAAACAGTCGCCATTCCCGCTTTTTGTTGCAGGTCCCCTGCCGACAGACATCGCCGCAGGGTACGACCATATCGCGGGATGTGTCGGTGGAAGTATGGCAAGCACTGCCGGTGCCGATTATCTCTGCTATATTACGCCTGCTGAACATCTAGGTCTTCCGAACCCGGAAGCAGTGAAGGAGGGGCTGATCGCCTTTAAAATTGCGGCCCATATTGGTGATACCGTGAAGTACGGGAAAGATGCCAAAGACAAAAAGATCGCACATATCAGAGCGACACTGGATCCGAAAGGCCAGATTGTCCATGCCCTTGATCCCGCCCGGGCACAGGCATTTTCCGATGAAGAGGATGAGTGCACGATGTGTGGGGAATTCTGTGCAATCAGGATTATGCGGCAGTATTAA
- a CDS encoding TolB-like translocation protein, with protein sequence MCIDDNLIATYVGGSSPPAIMVYSPDMALYRRVPLANDTMDIESLEITEGRVYYTGYDTSELWTSRTKTVYEYDLATGEKRILYSTGFYNNIEPRVTDIAADGDHVILRENCGGDDLVLHTLSTGTNERIFRSGDMIQGLAIDGDRIVWGCDRTDGESGREIHVYTISTGEDTVIPESRSDKTFGTADISGDTVVWMKALHAPSWNNGSYIPMKGSEIILTDLASGMTTSLETMEGYSKPFISGETVVYVNEPEVDYDNPNTGTIRVYDIGTATFSDIASEVAGITDFEGGLVLWHRYSPRVEWLTAISGTIPTTIAAKNTPGVTDISDSVVQNHSPQKNPIGLVVLVSVLIAGIVGFAILKKR encoded by the coding sequence ATGTGTATTGACGACAATCTGATTGCAACATATGTGGGTGGTTCCAGTCCTCCGGCAATTATGGTGTACAGTCCTGACATGGCGCTGTACCGGCGTGTCCCCCTTGCGAATGATACCATGGATATCGAATCACTGGAGATCACTGAAGGACGAGTTTATTACACCGGGTATGACACTTCGGAACTCTGGACTTCGCGGACCAAAACGGTATATGAATATGATCTGGCCACCGGAGAAAAGCGAATTCTCTATTCGACCGGCTTTTACAACAACATTGAACCAAGAGTGACTGATATTGCCGCTGACGGGGACCACGTGATACTACGCGAAAATTGTGGAGGTGACGATCTTGTCCTCCATACGCTTTCAACCGGCACGAACGAAAGAATCTTTCGTTCAGGGGATATGATCCAGGGTCTTGCCATCGACGGTGACCGTATCGTATGGGGGTGCGACCGGACGGACGGGGAATCCGGGCGGGAAATCCATGTCTATACCATCTCTACCGGTGAGGACACTGTTATTCCAGAGAGCAGATCGGACAAAACCTTTGGCACGGCAGATATTTCCGGTGATACGGTTGTATGGATGAAGGCATTGCACGCTCCGTCGTGGAATAACGGGAGTTATATTCCAATGAAAGGGAGTGAAATCATACTGACGGATTTGGCTTCCGGCATGACGACCTCTCTTGAAACAATGGAGGGATATTCAAAACCGTTCATCTCGGGTGAGACCGTCGTCTATGTAAACGAGCCGGAAGTCGATTACGATAATCCGAATACCGGTACAATCCGGGTATATGATATCGGGACAGCAACCTTCAGCGATATTGCATCAGAGGTTGCAGGAATCACAGACTTTGAGGGTGGACTGGTGCTATGGCACCGTTACTCACCGAGGGTGGAATGGTTAACCGCAATATCTGGGACGATTCCGACTACTATAGCTGCGAAAAACACACCTGGTGTCACAGATATTTCGGACAGTGTGGTACAAAATCATTCTCCACAGAAAAATCCAATCGGTTTGGTCGTTCTTGTATCCGTTCTTATCGCCGGAATTGTGGGTTTTGCGATTCTGAAAAAGAGATAA
- a CDS encoding winged helix-turn-helix transcriptional regulator, translating into MIYPRLTNLVLLLAIVAMMSPVVTAVETGGYVVEPAYDIYPEYSDVYFTPRSNETVLLNEPEPAPIQINDLPPWVLILLGIIAVTPGVAFLGKYLSATNLPIIGGFKRVSRNNILDNSSRRMIYSCVTENPGIQLSDLKRSTGFSYKNLSYHLNLLTNYHMITAEECKNTTRYFENSGKYSQEERAMMMHLIRPSDRKIIETVLHHPGISRREISSHVGISGPSVSWHMHFLMENHIIEQRKEGRVSRHYLTGEMMNVYENVSGRLGSSVHSI; encoded by the coding sequence ATGATTTATCCACGATTAACGAATCTGGTTCTTCTTCTGGCTATTGTGGCCATGATGTCCCCTGTTGTCACTGCCGTTGAAACAGGCGGCTATGTGGTCGAACCGGCGTATGATATCTACCCGGAATACAGCGATGTCTATTTTACTCCGCGTTCAAATGAGACGGTGCTCCTCAATGAACCGGAACCCGCACCCATCCAGATAAACGATCTGCCCCCCTGGGTATTGATACTCCTGGGCATTATTGCAGTAACGCCGGGTGTTGCCTTTCTGGGCAAATACCTGTCAGCAACCAATCTACCCATCATCGGGGGATTCAAAAGAGTATCCCGGAACAATATTCTCGATAATTCTTCCCGCAGGATGATCTATTCCTGTGTAACAGAGAACCCCGGAATCCAGCTCTCGGACCTGAAACGCTCCACCGGGTTTAGCTACAAGAACCTGAGCTACCACCTCAATCTCCTCACGAATTATCACATGATTACCGCTGAAGAATGCAAGAATACAACCCGGTATTTTGAGAATTCAGGCAAATATTCACAGGAAGAGCGGGCGATGATGATGCATCTCATCCGCCCGAGTGACAGAAAAATAATAGAGACCGTCCTGCACCACCCCGGAATATCCCGCCGTGAGATCAGCAGTCATGTCGGAATCTCCGGTCCCTCGGTGAGCTGGCACATGCATTTCCTGATGGAAAACCATATTATCGAACAGAGAAAGGAGGGAAGAGTTTCTCGTCACTACCTCACAGGTGAGATGATGAACGTGTATGAGAATGTTTCAGGACGGCTTGGTTCGTCCGTTCATTCGATATAG